A region of Emys orbicularis isolate rEmyOrb1 chromosome 20, rEmyOrb1.hap1, whole genome shotgun sequence DNA encodes the following proteins:
- the LOC135892226 gene encoding protein NKG7-like, which produces MPFLRILSTVLVLLSLLLLLLALGSNYWVADNNGVNMGLWKTCVRSLCAQYSSVPDYFDATRAFLFLAMIAGFLSFFALLTSFFRSHLGPVSLTLVSAVGSFSAGLCAMIALAVFTGEVAKAVNVPPGQVPFGWSFGLGWASFPLFLITALEHPGVSTYGRYQRVLLPLVP; this is translated from the exons ATGCCATTTCTCCGGATCCTCAGCACCGTCCTGGTTCTGCTtagcctcctgctgctgctgctcgcccTGGGCTCCAACTACTGGGTGGCGGACAACAACGGCGTCAATATGGGGCTGTGGAAGACCTGCGTCCGTTCACTGTGTGCACAATATTCTTCAGTACCAG ATTACTTTGACGCCACCAGGGCTTTCCTGTTCCTGGCCATGATCGCCGGGTTTCTCTCCTTCTTCGCTCTCCTCACTTCGTTCTTCCGCTCTCACCTCGGCCCCGTGTCTCTGACCCTGGTCTCTGCCGTGGGCAGCTTCAGCGCAG GGCTTTGTGCCATGATCGCGCTGGCCGTGTTCACAGGGGAAGTAGCTAAGGCCGTGAATGTCCCGCCAGGCCAAGTCCCCTTCGGCTGGTCCTTCGGCCTCGGCTGGGcctctttccccctcttcctcATCACTG ccctggagcaccccggagtcagcacctatgggcgGTACCAGCGGGTGCTGCTCCCATTGGTGCCCTGA